The Corticium candelabrum chromosome 18, ooCorCand1.1, whole genome shotgun sequence genome includes a region encoding these proteins:
- the LOC134194037 gene encoding uncharacterized protein LOC134194037 has protein sequence MLAYLDDIYVVGPVNSLRNILDDLKSSLSTLHLEILDRKCELFCPSGNVCNFPTPVTSDGTIILGTPVGKPEFVRSQCADIAKGGKELCRELALLNNRQISMLILRHCHVPRLNYLARQVFPRDLELAAVIHDKMTRSSFVDIIGFNHLNDTAWKQATLKLKNGGFGLTQIGQISHAAFVSSWCQSMKELPSRFLCMTDLVDYLTSSKEKSGSIGSEVISSFSDLPPLSKSADNDEDFQTLDDIIAYPKKLQHRLCTEINEINVSELIAQAPSDKDAARLRSLQGRGAGDWLDAIPTSDRHALKTNDFSIASYLRLGLALPFTKWVKVCDCGQQLDQQGYHLLTCKYGGGPVWTHNTILKGWSECLSDLHIPHQTEPRHRFVSSENRPDMTLFDSETGQNLDVDVSLAHPWSKDALNHAHREEGYAAKVREEKKLKKYSGEVLHGGLSSKCVPLVFEHFGLWGSHAHKFLSHISRQSYNTTHAHPFNSAQRFKAFWRKQFSIILQRCNARVISRKLSRFSCSTNDSDIMFDCNVVGQVH, from the coding sequence ATGCTGGCATATCTAGATGACATCTATGTGGTAGGTCCAGTCAATAGTCTTCGAAATATTTTGGATGATTTGAAGTCTTCCCTGTCCACGTTGCATTTGGAAATTTTAGACAGAAAGTGTGAGTTGTTTTGTCCCTCTGGTAATGTCTGTAATTTTCCAACTCCAGTTACCTCTGATGGCACTATTATACTAGGCACACCAGTAGGAAAACCTGAATTTGTTCGTTCTCAATGTGCTGACATTGCCAAGGGTGGGAAGGAACTTTGCCGTGAATTGGCCCTGCTGAATAATCGGCAAATCTCCATGCTGATTCTACgacactgtcatgtgcctAGATTGAACTACTTGGCAAGGCAAGTATTTCCTCGTGATCTAGAACTGGCAGCAGTCATCCATGACAAAATGACTAGATCTTCATTTGTGGACATCATTGGTTTCAATCATTTGAATGATACAGCCTGGAAACAAGCGACTCTAAAGCTCAAGAATGGAGGCTTTGGTTTAACACAGATTGGACAAATTTCTCATGCTGCTTTTGTGTCTTCTTGGTGTCAATCAATGAAAGaattgccatctcgtttcttgtGTATGACTGACTTGGTTGATTATCTTACTTCTTCTAAAGAAAAGTCGGGGTCGATTGGCTCAGAAGTAATTTCTAGCTTTTCCGACTTGCCACCATTGTCCAAGTCAGCTGACAATGATGAAGATTTTCAAacacttgatgacatcatcgCTTATCCTAAGAAACTGCAGCACCGTCTTTGTACTGAGATAAACGAAATTAATGTGTCTGAACTCATTGCTCAGGCTCCTTCTGATAAAGATGCGGCAAGGCTGCGGTCATTGCAAGGTCGTGGAGCCGGAGATTGGTTagatgccattcctacttcTGATAGGCACGCACTTAAAACAAACGACTTTTCTATAGCGTCCTATTTGAGGTTGGGATTGGCTTTACCGTTTACCAAGTGGGTGAaagtgtgtgactgtggacaacAACTGGATCAACAAGGATACCACCTActaacatgtaaatatggaggaggtcctgtctggacccaCAATACTATCTTGAAGGGTTGGAGTGAATGTTTGAGTGATTTGcacattccccatcaaaccgAACCCCGGCATCGTTTTGTTAGTAGCGAAAACCGTCCTGATATgacactctttgattctgaaacaggacagaatcttgacgtggatgtttcattagcacacccatggagtaaggatgctctcaaccacgcacacagagaagaagggtatgctgcaaaagtaagagaggagaagaaactaaagaaatactcaggagaggtcctgcatggtggtttatcatccaagtgtgttccactagtctttgaacattttggtttgtggggctcgcacgcacacaagtttttgtctcatatatctaggcaaagctacaataccactcatgcacatccttttaacagcgctcaacgttttaaggcattctggagaaagcaattttccatcattcttcagagatgcaacgccagagtgatttcgaggaagctgtcgagattttcatgcagtacaaacgacagtgacataatgtttgactgcaatgttgtaggccaagtccattaa
- the LOC134193777 gene encoding uncharacterized protein LOC134193777 yields the protein MRCQLIVFLCIYFTSLHALPPFTLQPVVDKAKDAISKALPVKPTGLNKTTYLDTMAGIVHYFRQFQDSDGAIIDPYEHREIQYSTPCYADAAATLIVTGYTNDTSLLASASKALTKAFTDLVAGTCAQGHCNFYTMPCMFAYMSLKDKVDKQTVTKWEQLAAQMNPDKIYHGGQNNWGVVALAGEYLRYKLGLSNSTEWLENELKAQVNAEHFTANGQYQDRTGYGGHLNPMPYDHFPRKYLAVMMQWGYNMSYASDLQTLLDRAAWVSLLMQSPWGELPTGGRSSQHQWNEAVQTVTYELYANKAAMNGDMVSARAFKRAARLAHKSVRRWRRGTGDLFIVKNRFDPKLRHGYESYSFHSQYNLLPASMLATAFYYANDTIDEGPSPADVGGFAFEIRDFHKIFVNVAGMYLEIETDADPHYDSTGLTRIHTHDVEPLIMPTAGSAQKDGSIAVGLVYRDDEKWGNLSSVGYLQHVNYTLTVMSVNTSYAHIAISWNISQANQAYKLVEQEYSVYPDRVEGMALVNLLIINLGFSFPAFLYDGQTNSTVKNNSEKKCQTTVEWGQSSTTFEITDFTPYRYNCSCQQQPGEIYSRNGYLADVRCYVAEATLDSATLSYRLTPKHSGTSSLMQPSKPSKTRQQSRSRYLSATVPDVHVPDIIMDIELLDQQLSELELLRAMFPGVDELTLDDSETVRKIEDYVFKRSESLQAISLITFTVNLQIPAMNDKTTVELTSTFPRDYPHAKPHLHIRCRERSRTDEDKMNSALKQFLSSLPDGEICILPVIQWLKENGGSYLNEIRQETVCRSGRKRVESRPRQLSQLIRIWFYMHHIYSKQKRKDIVSWADELRLTGFSLPGKPGVVCVEGDVQSVEEYSQRIKAMNWKRITIRHHEVIDAVDGDLEILKKFGPFEELNFDAHASGKSRDYHMDLGQFCQYLEAHKAKEMFTILFGVDGKAANS from the exons ATGAGGTGTCAGCTTattgtttttctttgtatttattttacATCTTTACATGCTCTCCCTCCGTTTACATTGCAACCAGTTGTTGACAAGGCTAAGGATGCAATATCAAAGGCATTGCCTGTCAAGCCAACAGGCCTCAACAAGACGACCTACTTGGATACAATGGCTGGGATTGTCCACTACTTTAGGCAGTTCCAAGATTCTGATGGAGCAATAATTGATCCGTACGAACACAGAGAAATTCA GTACTCAACTCCATGCTATGCCGATGCAGCAGCTACACTGATTGTCACAGGATACACTAACGACACCAGTCTCCTTGCCAGTGCATCAAAGGCTCTTACGAAAGCCTTTACTGACCTGGTAGCAGGCACTTGTGCTCAGGGGCACTGCAACTTCTACACAATGCCATGCATGTTTGCATACATGTCACTTAAAGATaaagtggacaaacaaacggtTACCAAATGGGAGCAACTAGCAGCACAGATGAATCCTGATAAGATATACCATGGAGGACAAAATAACTGGGGAGTCGTGGCACTGGCAGGAGAG TATCTTCGTTACAAACTGGGACTTAGCAACTCAACAGAATGGCTAGAAAACGAGCTGAAGGCACAAGTCAATGCTGAACATTTCACAGCAAATG GTCAGTATCAGGATAGAACAGGCTATGGAGGACACTTGAATCCGATGCCTTATGATCACTTTCCAAGAAAATATTTGGCGGTGATGATGCAGTGGGGATACAACATGTCATATGCATCTGACTTGCAG ACTCTGCTGGATCGTGCTGCTTGGGTGTCGCTACTAATGCAGTCACCTTGGGGAGAGCTGCCAACAGG CGGTCGCAGCTCCCAACATCAGTGGAATGAGGCTGTACAGACAGTCACCTATGAACTTTACGCCAACAAAGCAGCTATGAATG GAGACATGGTGAGTGCTCGTGCTTTCAAACGAGCAGCCAGATTAGCTCATAAGTCAGTCAGAAGATGGAG AAGAGGGACTGGTGACTTATTCATTGTAAAGAACAGATTTGATCCAAAACTGCGTCACGGATATGAG TCCTACTCATTCCATTCTCAATACAATTTGCTGCCAGCAAGCATGTTAGCAACTGCATTTTATTATGCTAATGACACAATAGACGAAG GGCCATCACCAGCTGATGTTGGAGGGTTTGCGTTTGAG ATTCGTGACTTTCACAAGATATTTGTCAACGTAGCTGGAATGTATCTAGAGATAGAGACAGACGCTGACCCACACTATGACAGTACA GGTCTGACTAGGATTCATACTCATGATGTCGAACCACTCATCATGCCTACAGCTGGAAGTGCACAAAAAGATGGATCAATAGCCGTCGGTCTGGTCTACCGTGATGATGAAAAGTGGGGCAACTTGTCGTCAGTTGGATACCTCCAACATGTCAACTATACATTAact GTAATGAGTGTGAACACATCATATGCTCATATTGCCATATCTTGGAACATCAGCCAAGCAAACCAAGCATACAAATTGGTTGAACAGGAATACTCTGTTTATCCAGATAGAGTAGAG GGAATGGCGCTTGTTAATCTGCTTATTATCAACCTTGGATTCTCATTTCCTGCTTTTCTCTATGATG GACAAACAAATTCAACAGTCAAAAACAACAGTGAAAAGAAATGTCAGACGACTGTGGAATGGGGACAGTCATCAACCACG TTTGAAATCACCGACTTCACGCCATACAGATACAACTGCTCATGCCAGCAACAACCAGGAGAAATC TATTCTCGTAATGGATATCTGGCTGATGTGAGGTGCTATGTGGCCGAAGCAACACTCGACTCTGCAACCCTTTCATATCGACTCACTCCAAAACATTCGGG CACCTCATCACTGATG CAACCCAGCAAGCCATCGAAAACAAGACAGCAATCCAGATCACGATATTTATCAGCCACCGTCCCGGATGTACATGTCCCGGATATAATAATGGACATTGAGTTGCTAGATCAGCAGCTCAGTGAACTGGAATTGCTGCGTGCTATGTTTCCAGGAGTCGACGAGCTTACACTAGACGACAGTGAAACTGTGAGAAAGATTGAAGACTACGTTTTTAAGCGTTCAGAATCGCTGCAAGCAATTTCTCTCATCACTTTCACGGTCAACTTGCAGATTCCCGCCATGAACGACAAGACAACTGTTGAGCTAACGTCGACCTTTCCGCGCGACTACCCGCACGCAAAACCACATCTACACATCAGATGTCGAGAGAGAAGTCGAACAGATGAAGACAAGATGAACTCTGCTCTAAAACAATTTCTCTCATCTCTACCAGATGGCGAGATTTGCATTCTACCTGTTATACAATGGCTTAAAGAAAATGGAGGATCATATCTAAATGAGATTCGTCAAGAGACTGTGTGTAGAAGTGGAAGGAAGAGGGTCGAGAGTCGACCACGTCAACTCAGTCAACTAATTCGTATTTGGTTTTATATGCATCATATCTATAGTAAACAGAAGAGAAAGGATATTGTGTCGTGGGCTGATGAGTTGAGATTGACTGGGTTTTCCCTGCCTGGTAAACCGGGCGTCGTTTGTGTTGAGGGAGACGTTCAGTCGGTCGAGGAATATTCCCAGAGAATAAAGGCAATGAACTGGAAACGAATTACAATTAGACATCACGAGGTGATTGACGCTGTAGATGGTGATCTGGAGATATTGAAAAAGTTTGGTCCATTTGAGGAATTGAACTTTGACGCGCACGCCAGTGGAAAGAGTAGAGATTACCACATGGATTTAGGGCAATTCTGTCAGTACCTAGAGGCTCACAAAGCAAAGGAAATGTTCACTATTTTGTTTGGAGTTGACGGAAAAGCAGCAAACAGTTAA
- the LOC134193631 gene encoding uncharacterized protein LOC134193631 gives MQGFILVTFCLVLLSPRALSSTPDPHRAMELLTFDLYLKFTDQEDVPELNGTNGYKQLLHEVFTGITNLTAVAQIEKRVVLFQMFLMDHQDHDLHVHLIVATNSSDSWTLTTAHFVNKLVTIMRSVALIVRVDQYPTSGPDVLVGTTMSGTASVSSTASASVAGLSVSSDGVRLVTSFRVSDSTTTSTTAVTDGYDYKLSGAKDNSAGLSLLGCLVVLSVWNCVR, from the exons ATGCAG GGATTCATTCTCGTCACGTTCTGTCTCGTTCTCTTGTCTCCTCGAGCGCTCTCCTCGACGCCTGATCCACACCGTGCAATGGAGCTTTTGACGTTCGATTTGTACCTCAAGTTTACAGACCAGGAAGATGTGCCGGAGTTGAATGGCACCAATGGTTATAAGCAGCTGCTGCATGAGGTCTTCACGGGCATCACGAATCTGACGGCGGTCGCTCAGATTGAGAAGCGGGTCGTGCTTTTCCAG ATGTTTTTGATGGACCATCAAGATCACGACTTGCACGTACACTTGATTGTGGCGACTAACTCGTCAGACAGTTGGACTCTAACGACTGCTCATTTTGTAAATAAACTGGTGACTATCATGAGGTCTGTAGCCTTGATTGTGCGTGTTGATCAATATCCCACTTCCG GTCCTGATGTACTTGTGGGAACGACAATGTCTGGTACTGCATCTGTGTCTAGTACTGCATCTGCCTCTGTGGCTGGGTTGAGTGTCTCATCTGATGGTGTTAGgcttgtgacgtcatttcGAGTATCAGACAGTACTACGACATCAACGACTGCAGTGACTGATGGATATGATTACAAATTGTCAGGAGCAAAGGACAACTCTGCAGGATTGAGTCTTCTTGGTTGTCTAGTTGTGTTGAGCGTGTGGAACTGTGTGAGATGA
- the LOC134193632 gene encoding ras-related protein Rab-5C-like — translation MAARAGAQRPNGPSQNKICQFKLVLLGESAVGKSSLVLRFVKGQFHEYQESTIGAAFLTQTVCLEDTTVKFEIWDTAGQERYHSLAPMYYRGAQAAIVVYDVTNQDTFSRAKNWVKELQRQASPNIVIALAGNKADLSNKRMVEFEEAQAYAEDNGLLFMETSAKTAMNVNEIFLEIAKKLPKSDPAQPGRPNRAPGGVDLQQEQSKGSGGCCK, via the exons ATGGCGGCGCGGGCAGGAGCGCAGAGACCAAACGGTCCATCACAGAACAAGATCTGTCAGTTCAAACTCGTTCTATTGG gtGAGTCGGCGGTGGGCAAGTCGAGTCTCGTGCTGAGGTTTGTGAAGGGTCAGTTTCATGAGTATCAAGAGTCGACGATTGGAG CGGCTTTTCTCACGCAGACAGTCTGCTTAGAGGACACGACAGTGAAGTTTGAGATCTGGGACACAGCAGGCCAAGAAA GGTATCATAGTCTGGCACCGATGTACTACAGGGGAGCACAAGCAGCTATCGTtgtttatgacgtcacaaatcAG GATACGTTCAGTCGTGCTAAGAACTGGGTGAAGGAACTGCAGCGTCAAGCTAGTCCTAATATTGTTATAGCACTTGCTGGCAACAAGGCCGATCTCAGCAACAAGCGGATGGTAGAGTTTGAG GAAGCGCAAGCTTATGCTGAAGACAATGGATTATTGTTTATGGAAACGTCTGCTAAAACAGCAATGAATGTCAACGAGATTTTCCTGGAGATTG ccAAGAAATTGCCGAAGAGTGATCCGGCCCAGCCTGGCAGGCCAAACCGCGCACCCGGTGGAGTGGATTTGCAGCAAGAACAGAGCAAGGGTTCAGGTGGCTGCTGCAAGTAG